The genomic window TGGCTTATTCTGGTAAATAGGTTTATCTTGATATGCCTTGATCGGTTATCCGGAAACAATTACTGCCATGAGACGGAAAGTTTGTGTAGCAATCGCAAATAGCCGGGTGAAAGCCCCGGCACATGGGCGGTCAGTAGTCTGGGATGAAACATTACGGAGTGCGCATGACGTAAAGAGATCGGTTCGATACCGGTACCGTCCACAAACCCTTTAGAGAGAAACCTCCTATAAAAGTATTGAAAGTAGAGTGAAGATAGCGCAGATGTTTTTCCGCACGGCATCGGTTAGCCATTGACTCTATCTGAAAGGTAATGCGAAATTGGTACAGGAGGTATGATATGGAAGTGAGCAGCACTTTTAACTGCATGATTGACTTTGTATGTACCCCGGGGAATACGCCTCGGGGTTTTCTTTGAAACTAAATTATATCACCATGAATATAGAATCTTTGAATAACTGGTCAGCGACTATTAATAATAGTCGCTGCCATTTGGGGTATTATGGATCTAACGTGGATTGGGTTATGCTTGATAAATCACAAAGAGAGGGGGGATGATAATGGATTTTGGTAATGATATGCCGGATTATGAGTCGGATGATTTTGATAATTATAATTATGACTGATTATGTATTACATAAAACGAAAGACTAAAAAGAAAGATAAGCCTTTGTCCCTGTTTGATAAAGCAGGGGTGACAGTTAAGAAGAAGCCGGATCTGAAAGCGAAACTCGACAAGGAGTTTTCCCTTTTCATCCGGCTTCGTGATTGTATGCCGAACGGATATTTTAAATGTATCTCATGTGGACAGATTAAACCGTTTGAGCAGGCAGATAACGGGCATTACATAAATCGACAGCATATGAGTACCCGTTTCGATGAAATGAACTGTAACGCTCAATGTCGGCACTGTAACCGCTTCATGGAGGGTAATATTCAGAATTACCGCAAAGGATTGATTGCCAAGTATGGTGAACAGAGAGTTGTCCTACTCGAAGCAAAGCAGGGTATTAGCCGGAAGTTTACCGATTTTGAGTACGAGCAATTAATCAAGTATTACAAGGCGCTTAATAAGAAGCTTAAAAAGGAGAGAGGATTATGAGTTATGTATTGCGAGATTATCAACAGAAAGCCTCTGATGCAGCTGTTTCCTTCTTTAACAACAAGGCGAAGAAGACGAATGCTATCATGGTTCTTCCTACAGGATCAGGGAAGTCACTTATTATAGCCGACATTGCTGCAAGGCTTGACGGGCACACCTTAGTGTTTCAGCCCAGCAAGGAAATACTCGAGCAAAATTTCAAGAAGCTATGTTCTTATGGCATCTTAGATTGTTCGATATATTCAGCTTCTTTTGGAAGAAAAGAAATATCAAGGATC from Parabacteroides distasonis ATCC 8503 includes these protein-coding regions:
- a CDS encoding recombination protein NinG; the encoded protein is MMYYIKRKTKKKDKPLSLFDKAGVTVKKKPDLKAKLDKEFSLFIRLRDCMPNGYFKCISCGQIKPFEQADNGHYINRQHMSTRFDEMNCNAQCRHCNRFMEGNIQNYRKGLIAKYGEQRVVLLEAKQGISRKFTDFEYEQLIKYYKALNKKLKKERGL